Proteins encoded by one window of Mariniplasma anaerobium:
- the greA gene encoding transcription elongation factor GreA: MAVKQQQFQLTQEGVDKLKSELQFLKEVKRPENIESLKEARAQGDLSENADYDAARNEQARIESRIQEIETIVKNVKLIRKTAEDKINIGKSVKVLFVDRNEEKTFDLVGSLEVDPLVNKISVESAIGKALLDFARKKEESEDKNVIGSTITVKTETGKIFDIKILEIS, from the coding sequence ATGGCTGTAAAACAACAACAATTTCAATTAACCCAAGAGGGTGTTGATAAACTAAAAAGCGAGTTACAATTTCTAAAAGAAGTCAAACGACCTGAAAATATAGAATCATTAAAAGAAGCAAGAGCACAAGGTGACTTATCTGAAAATGCAGATTATGATGCTGCAAGAAATGAACAAGCTAGAATAGAATCAAGAATTCAAGAAATCGAAACAATCGTTAAAAATGTTAAGCTAATTAGAAAAACTGCTGAAGATAAAATTAATATTGGTAAATCAGTAAAAGTTTTATTTGTTGATCGTAATGAAGAAAAAACATTTGATTTAGTAGGTAGCTTAGAAGTAGATCCTTTGGTTAATAAAATATCAGTAGAATCTGCAATTGGAAAAGCATTATTAGACTTTGCTCGTAAAAAAGAAGAAAGCGAAGATAAGAATGTAATTGGTAGCACGATTACTGTAAAAACTGAAACTGGAAAAATATTCGACATTAAAATATTGGAAATTAGTTAA
- a CDS encoding M48 family metallopeptidase yields the protein MNQIEKNGKILPYHIQRKKIKNVYFRIKEDYVYITANKHVSEKNIVKLIETKFDVLYQRLQKKEFIKDDEIRIWGKLYHLHIVPGRFRYEIIEDTLYCQTNEIDIQKLRKRIYLKEIILMTDQLKNNVNDTLHKVGIQALPYKYKYLKSKYGSYHRKHLEITLNTFLATLDPIYLEYVVYHEYAHHKVFNHSKAFYQVLDEMMLNHKVIQKRLKKMEIM from the coding sequence ATGAATCAAATAGAAAAAAACGGGAAAATTCTACCCTATCATATACAAAGAAAAAAAATTAAAAACGTCTATTTTAGAATTAAAGAAGATTATGTTTATATTACCGCAAATAAACATGTAAGTGAAAAAAACATCGTAAAACTCATTGAAACTAAATTTGATGTTTTATATCAAAGACTTCAAAAAAAAGAGTTTATTAAAGATGATGAAATTAGAATATGGGGTAAATTGTATCATTTGCATATAGTACCAGGAAGATTTAGATATGAAATCATTGAAGATACTCTATATTGCCAAACCAATGAAATAGACATTCAAAAATTAAGAAAAAGAATCTATCTAAAAGAAATTATATTAATGACAGATCAATTAAAAAATAATGTCAATGATACACTTCATAAAGTAGGAATACAGGCTTTGCCTTATAAATATAAATACTTAAAATCTAAATATGGAAGTTATCATAGAAAGCATCTAGAAATCACATTAAATACATTTCTAGCAACATTAGATCCCATATATTTAGAATATGTCGTTTATCATGAATATGCACATCATAAAGTGTTTAATCATTCAAAAGCATTTTATCAAGTTCTTGATGAAATGATGTTAAATCACAAAGTTATTCAAAAACGCTTAAAAAAAATGGAAATAATGTAA